One Carcharodon carcharias isolate sCarCar2 chromosome 22, sCarCar2.pri, whole genome shotgun sequence genomic window, ttaaatatgctCAAAGATGGAGCACTACAACCCTCACCACAACCCTCTggcgtagagaattccaaaaattcacaatcatttgagtgaagaaatttctcctcatctcagttctaattGATCGCtcacttatcctgagactgtcccCCTTGTGTTCTAGATTCCACAACCTCTCagtgggatcacctctcattcttttaaattccagagaatatagatccaatttactctgcctctcataggacaaccctgtTCGCTGTTCTGtctccaatatatccttccttaaatatggagaccaaaactacacacagtactccattgtGATCTcttaaagccctgtacaattggagcaagacttctttattcctgtactccaatcaccccacaataaaggccaatatgccatTGCCTCACTAATTGTTTgttgtacctacatgctaacttttcaGTTCCTTGTACGAGCATACCCAAGTCTCTCCGAACATCAACGTTTACAAGTTCCACGCCTTTTAAAAaactattctgcttttctattcttaagaCTAAAATGAATAGCCTCACATATCTCCACGGGGTCCATCTGCCATCTTGAGtctgtctgactcttcttcagactcaaaatgttaactctctctctccacagatgctgccagacctgcttagtttttccagcactttctttgtttatatatatattactCCCTGTCTCTTTGTGTAAGTCATTCATATAGGTTGtagatagctgaggccccagcactaatccttgtggcctggaggggaatcAAAGAGTTCACAAACATCAAATGAATTTGAGTTGCAGACAACAAATCACTTCAGGTGTATATATGGAAGCAAGACTGTCTGAAAGCAGACATCTCAaatacaagtgggagaggggtgaaatCCACATCCAGGTGACAAGGTTTAGTCTGGGGTTTGGTCATTAATGTTTGATTGAAAGACAAGGTAAATGACACAAGTTAGTCAAGATGCTCAAACATACCGAACAATCTTCCTCCAACGTCTGTATACAGCCAGAGTTATCATTTTGAACACAACAGCCAGAGTTCCTCTCCTGATTTCTCTCCTTCTCAATGAGTTTTGAGATGGATTGGTCCCTCCGTAAACAGGGAGAAAACTTTGCTCCAAGATGAATGAGAGCAACCTGCAAAAAGTCAAGTGTCTGGTATCTCACTGTGTCTGTTAATAAATCAGATCAGCTGAAGCTTTACACATCATTACCTACTCACCGAGCTAGGTCCAATCCAGAAGTTCTCTTGCTGGATGTGTTGCACACTCTCGTATATCCCTTTATTCCTCAACACCTGAAAAAATTGAATTAATACCGAACTTTTGTTGCCATTATTTCTGCTTTTTGACACCTACTTTAATTTGAATTTATATTCACTAATGCCCCAAGTTGTGGGGACAAATTGGTTTTGAGTAAGATGGTAAAGCAGCTAATTCCAGTGTAACAGCCTGACATCAACGACAAGAACTATTTCACCACAGTCTTTCTCCAAATAAACAGCTTAGAATGGAAGAGTCCTAAATTAGCTCACATGCATATTTTTCCCAACTCAAGTTAAatatgactttttaaaaacaggatGAAGGGAGAATAAAAAACTAACAAAACAGCAGTGTGCAAATTCTACTGCCTGCTCTGGGGGCTGCAGCTTGAGCCAGTCGTGGGGAAGGAAAGTGTCTCAGCTTCCCTGAAAAAGTGAAGGAATGCCCATGATCCAGCCCCAAGAGTAAGAACATTTTCCTTATTGCAGGAAATTCTTAGTTAAACGGTCCTCCTTAATAGTCTCACCTCACAAAAATGGGCTCAGTAGGCCTATCCCAAGAGAGAAATGAGCAGGGGGGCAAGGTAGGAGGGGCTAggggaaggaggtgaaacagGGTCGGAGACGGGAAAGCGGGCTATGAGTATTATATTCCTGATTCCggtgaaggaaggaaggaaacagAGCCAGTCTTTTCTTGGAATAGAttttattcacagagtgaaataTGACAGGTATATATCCTCTTACTCCACTCTACTCCTGTGGCAATAAGTgtggagggaaagaagagaggcagggtgagagaggggagaagggaggggaaaATCAAAGGAGGGGAACTGGGGGAACCAGtgcggggatgggggagagttTCCATTGGAAAATTAAGGTCCTAAACAGGTTGGTAGGAATGGGTTGCAATGGGATATGTTGAATGCCCAGCTAACCAAAGATCATCTGATTGGCCTCACCTCAGCTCATAATTTAATTATCCCTTCAAAATCCATCCCTCCAATTCCATAAACTCCTATTGAAACCCATTCCTACCCAACAATTATCCTAATTCTCCAATTAATGCCTATTCCCCTTCTCTAATATTCCCGTTATCATATTTCATTTTGACCATTCCAAGCAGCTTTGATTCTGCTCCTCTGACGGGCAGGTTACTGTACATATTGGTCACTCTCAGACCAAAGCAAATGCTGATACAAGCCTTAACCTTTCTGTCACAAACTTAATCCACGTCCTATAGACCAACTTTCCTAGCTTAATTTGAAGTAACATTCTGGGGATGAAATAAAATGAATCTGGAGGAAGGAAACAAACATCTCCTTTGACTAGTTGGACCAAATGGCAGGGATTCTGTACGTTCTGTGTAACTTGGAGGACACTTACGAGTTGTGTTTTCACATGTTGCGCAAATCCCATTGGTGCAATTCCATAAATACAAATCGACAGCAAGCTGATCAAAATATGAACGACCGTGATCCAGTAGGTGAAATAAGGTCTGGAAAATATGCAGCTGTTAAACGGAgtaagacagagaaagacagaaacagacagagacacagagacagagggagatgcacagagataaacagacagacagagacacactcagAGACTGTGATATGTTCTGCTATGGAGTCCTTTGCTCGCGAACCAATTGCAGGTTTATCTGTTGGCAGGTGAGTTGACCACAGACAGGGAATAATATGAAATGAAGtgcatgctatttatttacacagacaacagagcactaacataatgtgtgcttctccaaccagaccctactctaacattaacatggtagcccgcgctacacagctattgggtcttacagtcacatggtcaatctgctcacatccTCTTAaaagtgtattacacctcagattaccacagacagagaaacacagagacagatagagagagagagagagagacacatacacacagacagagacacaaagacatagagagagagagagcaacgtaGACAGAGAGATATACACTGAGACAGATTATCCACCTGTGACTCCTGATGTCTTGTAGTTTGGTTTGGGTACTGTGGCTTAAGGCCCGGCGATATCTGCGATTCAGCCATTTCCCAACCATCCCTAGGCCATACTGACGCTTCCTCTTATCAAATGCAAAGTGCTTGACTTGTGACACGATGCGTTTCCCCCTTCtgtgccctgtttcacagtttgaggaCCGCATCTGAACTTCCCTGGTGAAAGCATAACAGGAATTAGGAGTAAAAGAACtctaatgcgcacacacacatacacacacacacacacacacattcacacgcacacgcacacgcggacacgcacacgcacacgcacacactcatgcgcacgcacactcgcacacgcacacgcacacacgcacacgcacacgcacacgcacacgcacacgcacacgcacacacacgcacacacacacacacactcacacacagacactcacacacacacacacacacacaaacacacacacacacactcacacacacactcacacacacacactcacacaaagacacacacacagacactcacacacacacactcacacacagacactcacacacacactcacacaaagacactcacacgcagacactcacacacacacactcacacacagacactcacacacactcacacacacacactcacacacagacactcacacacactcacacacacacacacacacagacacacactcacacacagacactcacacacacacagacacacacactcacacacacacacacacacacacactcgcacacacacacacactcatacacactcacacacacacagacagacacactcacacatagacatactcgcacacacacacactcactcacactcacacacacacacacacacacagacacacacacacacacactcactcacacacagacacactcgcacacacacacactcacacacactcacacacacacacagacacactcgcacacacacacacatacagacacactcgcacacacacacacacacagacacactcgcacacacacacacacacacacagacactctcacaaacacacacacacacacacagacacactcacacacagacgctcacacacacactcacacacatacacacacacacactctcacacacacactcacacacacacacacacacagacacacacacagacactcacacaaagacactcacacacacacactcacacacagacacacacagacacactcacacacactcacacacacacacacacattcacacacacacacacaggcacacacacacactcacacacagacactcacacacacacagacacacacactcactctcacacacagacacacacacagacacacacacactcacacacacacacagacacacacacacacacagacacacacacacactcactcacacacacacagacacacactcacacacacacactcacacacagacacacgcacacagacacacactcacacacacacactcacacacacactcacacacacacacacacacacacacagacacactcacacacagacacactcgcacacagacacacacacacacacacactcgcacacacacacataaacacacacacacacaggcacaccaacacacactcacacacacacactcatacacacagacacacaggcactcacacacacacacacacacagacacactcgcacacacacacacacacacacacactcacacacacacacacatacagacaaactcgcacacacacgtacacacacagatacactcacacacacacacagacacactcacacacacagacacaaacagacacacacacacagacacactcgcacacacacacacacactcacacacagacacacacacacactcacacacacagacacactcgcacacacacacacagacacacactcacacacacacacacacaaacacacacacacacactcacacacacacacacacacacacacacactcacacacacacacacacacacacacacaggcactcacacacacacacacatacagacacactcgcacacacacactcacacacacacagacactcacacacacagacactcacacacacagacactcacacacagacacactcacacacagacacactcacacacacagacacactcagacacactcatacacacacacagacacactcgcgcgcacacacacactcacacatagacacacacacacacacacacactcacacacacactcacacacacactcacagacacactcacactcacacacacagacactcacgcacacacacacacagacactcacacacagacactcacacactcacacacacacacacacacacacacacacactctcacacacacaggcacacacacacacaggcactcacacacagacacactcgcacacacacacacactcacacacacacacacactcacacacacacacaaacacactcacacacacacactcacacagacacacactcacacacacacacacacacacacacacagacaaactcacacacagacacactcgcacacacacacacacacacacacacactcgcacacacacactcacacacagacactcacacacagacacacacacacacacacacaggcacacacgcacacactcacacacacacactcatacacacactctcatacacacacacacacacacaggcactcacacacacacacacacacacacacagacacactcgcacacacacacacactcacagacactcacacacacacacacatacagacacactcgcacacacactctcacacacacacagacacactcacacacacacacagacacacactcacactcacacacacacacacagacacactcgcacacagacacactcacacacacacacacacacactcacacacacacacactcacacacatactcacacacacacacgcacacacacttgcacacacacacacacacacactcgcacacacacacacaaacacacacacagacactcacacacagacactcacacacagacactcacacacacacacacacacactcacacactcacacacacacatagacacactcgcacacacactcacacacacacagacacactcacacacacacacagacacacacacacagacacactcacacacagacacacacacacacacactcacacacagacacacaaagacacactcatacacacacacacagacacacttgcacgcacacacacactcacacatagacacacacacacacacactcacacacacactcactcacactcacacacacacacacacacacacacacacacacacactcacatacagacacactcgcacacacacactcacacagacacacacacacgcacaatcacacacagacacactcgcacacatagacacacacacacagacacactcgcacacacacacactcacacacacacacacacacacacactcacacacacactcacacacagacacactagaaaatccacttgattggcaccccatccatcacattaaactttcactcccttcaccacttgtgtacagtagcagcagtgtgcaccctgcttaagatgtactgcagcaaacaTTCCCAAGGCAGGTTCAGCATGGATTAGGTATGGTGTAAAGTTCCAtccacattgtccccatcaacagtcccaggacaggtacagcacaggattagatacagagtaaagctcgctctacaccatccccatcaaacactcccaggacaggtacagcacggggttagatacagagtaaagctccctctacaccgtccccatcaaacactcccaggacaggtacagcacggggttagatacagagtaaatctccccctacactgtccccatcaaacactcccaggacaggtacaacgaGGAGTAGATATGGAGGTGGAGTTTTGAACTCTGGCACCCAATTGTGAGAAGTCAGTCTCAAACACTCTGCACGAGGTAACTCCTTGTTATTATGGTTAGGATTTGATGGCCATGGGGTTTCTGTGATAGAATGGGCTGTTCCGCAGCCTCTGGTACAAAATCCCATCACCAGGGCAACTCGTGAATTGGAATTCAATAAATGTGGGAATTGATAGACTGAAACCAGGAAACTCAACCAGACTTTTGTAAAAATCCAACTGATTCACTAGAGTTTTGGAAGCAAATGTTGATTTACCTGGGCCTGGTCTGACCTGCCTGTGGCTCCAGTCCCAGCTGCTGTAGCTGACTCACTTTGGGTATTCAGTCTTCCCTGGTTATTCATCCCTGTCCTTGTTTAATGCCACTAATACATTAAAATCTCTACAGTGAAAAAGGTGCTTAAACAAAGCTTTTAGCATACAATGATGGTTGGAGCCTCTCAACAAACTGGAGGTCCTGCAAAGGCCAGGAAGCAGAAAGCGGCGGAGATTCAAATACATCGTCCAGCATTGAGTATGTTTCATCTGGGACATCCACCTGTGAGCAGCAAAGTCAAACACACAATGAGTCACTGACAGAcctcaaacaaaaacaggaaatgctggaaaaactcagcaggtctgacagcgtctgtggagagagaaacagcgttaatgtTTCGAGGCTGTATGACTCTTCTATAGAACTCTGAAGAGGAGCCAaatgactcgaaacattaactctgtttttctctccacagatgctgttaaacctgctgagactttccagcagtttctgcttttgtttcagatttccagaatccgcagtattttgcttttatactgacAGACCCCAATCAATTCCCCATAAAAAGTACAGGAATACTTCCGAAAGGTCCTTGCCTTACTAAAAAACGAGTAGTCCAGAGTTTCTGAATCATTGATTGTATCTTCTTCAAAGTAACTCGGATGTATAAAGCTTCTTTTGACTCTTGTGTGTCGAGAACTTTTCATTCCAGGTCGACCCTGAGATGGAAATCAGGTAGAGGTTAAATGattctccaattctggtctcttgagcatctccaACTTGCAGCACTCTGTGGAATCCCCTCCCTggaccctctctgcctctctctcctcctttaaaatgctccttaaaacctgtctctCTAACCAAGGTTTTGATCAtttgacctaatatttcctttcTTGGCTCAGGTGTcatattttataatgctcctgtgaagcgccttgtgacattttattatgttaacagTACCACACAAATATAAGATGCTATTGTAGCGAAAGACAGCCTGATATACCACTCTCCCCAATGCACACATATTTCCCCCACCTCACTGCTTCCCTTCCTTTTATCCTTCCCATAGCACACTGTCTTGCTGTGCCTCTAACTATCTCcccactgcctcacactcacactctcacccttatCAGGGCTGAGGCTGCTCGAATACTCATTCGGGCGACTGATTCCCGCTTCCTGGGGGAAATTCCCATATATCCTGATCGGAAGCTTCGAAATGACCTGAGTGAAGTTAGAggaggggaggcagggtgaggagtGAGAGGTTGATCCACAACATCAGGATATCGAAACACACGGCCCCGTGCAAAAGGATCAATGATCTGAGAATAAAGAAAACACACAGCGTCAGACTCGAAATCTACCTacctcctgacatcctcaccagCAACCCCCAACTGAGCCCTTGCCCCATGCACTCGCCAATACCCCTCCCACAGGACCCATACCCTCTGCAATCTATAACTGCCGCCACTCCTAATCAACTCAaaccctctcagacccacccccGCTCCCCACAGAGCCCCACGATCAACCCTACTCACCCCACCattcacccccccctcaccctctgatcccacccaaaaccccatccaaccccacacccacccagcaacACCCCCAATCCTCCACATCTGCACCCCCTTGGATTCCACCCCAATTTCAGTCAGGCCACGTATCTTATTGTGGGAGggaaatagaaaaatagaaaagggataACAAAATTATCATTCCAGATGATTTGAATCACCCACTTGTACACTTGGGAATACATCAgttaagctaaggaaaggcaGTTGATTTTCAGAATATTGACAGATGATTAATAATTAACCATGTGACACTCACCTCACTACACACTGAATTCCACAGGCTGTTCTTACCTTTGGAATTTTACAGGAAGCTGGGGAATCCACTGCTGAAAATGAAGAGGATTCAAGATTGGGGATTCCGGCATCTCTCTGGTACTGTGCTTTCAGCTTCCCATACCTCTGGCTACAGTGTCTCCAGCTCTTACGTTGCCACTGGTGTTGATCCAGTTCACTGTCACTTCCCAAACCAAACCACTGAGCTGTTCCCCTGTAATAAACACAATTAATCACAATCAgatcctcggttagaccacacttggaatactgtgaatagttctTGTCTCCATTTTATAAAAAGCACATGGAGACACCAGAGAAGGTCGAGGAAAGATTGATAAGAATGATGTCAGAACTGGGAGGTTATACCATCAGGGAAGATTGAACAGAATGGGGcttttttctctagaaaagagaaagttgagaggctAACCTGATATTATGAAAGGATTTTACAGGTAGATGGAGAGAAGATGGTTCCcaatgtgagggagagtggggtccataaatataagatattcactaataaatccaatcatgATTTCAGTAGAAACATCTTTAGGCAAAGAGTAATGAGAATACCACAGGAGAAGTTAGATAAGcccatgaaggagaaaggagtagaaagaTATGTTGATTGGTTGAAATGAAGTgggttgggaggaggctcatgtggagcagaaacaccaaaATGGATCCTCTGGACTGAAAGGccagtttctgtgttgtaaacacTGTGTAACTTTATCAAATATAACACACAAAACAATTAACAGCAAGCGACCCTTCTCCCACTCAATCGGTAGTGCCAGTCAAGTCACCATTAAAAACTGGAAAAAGTGACATGTCAGATATCTGGGTAGAGAGTGGGGCTGTATTTTTATTGAAACTGAAATCCATGGGTCTCAGGAAAATTCTGACATTTAAATTCTGAAACTTTTACACCAATTAGACGAGACAGAAATATGGAAACATTCCCATTCGTGCTCAGTTAGTCAACAGTTTGAACAAGACCTACACTGTAGAGATTTCAAATGCAATAAATACCAGcacgggggaggggtgggggtgttgaggggtgggggtggNNNNNNNNNNNNNNNNNNNNNNNNNNNNNNNNNNNNNNNNNNNNNNNNNNNNNNNNNNNNNNNNNNNNNNNNNNNNNNNNNNNNNNNNNNNNNNNNNNNNNNNNNNNNNNNNNNNNNNNNNNNNNNNNNNNNNNNNNNNNNNNNNNNNNNNNNNNNNNNNNNNNNNNNNNNNNNNNNNNNNNNNNNNNNNNNNNNNNNNNNNNNNNNNNNNNNNNNNNNNNNNNNNNNNNNNNNNNNNNNNNNNNNNNNNNNNNNNNNNNNNNNNNNNNNNNNNNNNNNNNNNNNNNNNNNNNNNNNNNNNNNNNNNNNNNNNNNNNNNNNNNNNNNNNNNNNNNNNNNNNNNNNNNNNNNNNNNNNNNNNNNNNNNNNNNNNNNNNNNNNNNNNNNNNNNNNNNNNNNNNNNNNNNNNNNNNNNNNNNNNNNNNNNNNNNNNNNNNNNNNNNNNNNNNNNNNNNNNNNNNNNNNNNNNNNNNNNNNNNNNNNNNNNNNNNNNNNNNgagtgctgcactgtcagaggatcagtactgagggattgctgcactttcagggggtcagtacttagggacagctgcactgtcagagaatcagtgctgagggagtgctgcactgtcagagggtcagtactgagggagtgctgcactgtatgagggtcagtactgacagagcgctgcactgtatgagggtcagtactgagggagtgctgcactgtcggagggtcagtactgagggagtgctgcactgtcagatggtcagtactgagggaatgccgcactgtcggaggatcagtactgagggagtgctgcactgtcagagggtcagtactgagggagtgcttcactgtgggagggtcgggactgagggagtaatgcactgtcagagggtcagtactgagggagtgctgcactgtcagagggtcagtactgagggagtgatgcaatgtcagagggtcagtactgagggagtgctgcattgtcagagggtcagtactgagagagtgatgcactgtcagagggtcagtactgagggtgtgctgcactgtcagagggtcagtactgagggagtgctgcactgtcagagggtcagaactgagggagtgctgtactgttggagggtgattactgagggagtgctgcactgtcggagggtcagtactgagggatttctgcacagtcggagggtcagtactgagggagtgctgcactgtcagagtgtcagaactgagggagtgctgcacggtcggagggtcagtacagagggagtgctgtactgttggacggtaagtactgagggacagctgtGATGTTGGATGgtgagtactgatggagtgctgcactgtcacagcgtcagtactgagggagtgctgcactgtcagagggtcagtactgagggagtgctgtactgtcggagggtcagtactgaggatgtgctgcactgacagagggtcagtactgagggagtgctgcactgtcagagggtcagtactgagggagtgctgtactgtcggagggtcagtactgaggatgtgctgcactgacagagggtcagtactgagggagtgctgcactgtccgggtcagtactgagggagtgctgcactgtcgaagtgtcagtactaagggaatgctgcagtgtcggagagtcagtactgagggagtgcagcactcttggatggtcagtactgagggggtgttgaAATATCTGAGGGTaaatactgagggactgctgcactgtcggagggtcactactgagggagtgctgcactgtcggtgtgtcagtactgagggagtgctgcgctatcagagggtcagtactgagggaatgctgcacagtcggagggtcagtactgagggagtgctgcactgtcagagggtcagtactgagggagtgctgcactgtctgagggtcactagtcagggagtgctgcactgtcggtgtgtcagtactgagggagtgctgcgctatcagagggtcagtactgatggagtgctgcactgtcacagcgtcagtacggagggagtgctgcactgtcagagggtcagtactgagggagtgctgcactgtcggagggtcaggactgagggagcgctgcactgtcagagggtcagtattgagggaatgctgcactgtccgggtcagtactgagggagtgctgcactgtcgaagtgtcagtactaagggaatgctgcactgtcggagagtcagtactgagggagtgcagcactctcggatggtcagtactgagggggtattGAAATGTCTGAGggtaaatactgagggagtgctgcactgtcggagggtcactactgagggagtgctgcactgtcggcgggtcactactgagggagtgctgcacagtcggagggtcagtactgagggagtgctgcactatcagagggtcagtactgagggtgtgctgcaatgtcagagggtcagtactgagggcgtgctgcactgacagagggccagtactgagggagtgctgcaccgtcagagggtcagtactgagggagtgctgccctgtcagagggtcagaactgagggagcgctgtactgttgaagggtgaatactgagggagtgctgaacagtctaaggttcagtactgagggagtgttgcactgtcagagggtcagtactgagggagcactgcactgtcggtgggtcagtactgagggcgtgctgcactgtcagagggtcaataatgagggagtgctgtactgtcggagggtcagtactgagggaatgctgtactgtcagagg contains:
- the LOC121293941 gene encoding inactive rhomboid protein 2-like — encoded protein: MIGSACRTGVVLGANQPRSPKVKAIKYTSSVVKLVDVLSLRNGRMIWGTAQWFGLGSDSELDQHQWQRKSWRHCSQRYGKLKAQYQRDAGIPNLESSSFSAVDSPASCKIPKIIDPFARGRVFRYPDVVDQPLTPHPASPPLTSLRSFRSFRSGYMGISPRKRESVARMSIRAASALIRGRPGMKSSRHTRVKRSFIHPSYFEEDTINDSETLDYSFFSKVDVPDETYSMLDDVFESPPLSASWPLQDLQFVERLQPSLEVQMRSSNCETGHRRGKRIVSQVKHFAFDKRKRQYGLGMVGKWLNRRYRRALSHSTQTKLQDIRSHRPYFTYWITVVHILISLLSICIYGIAPMGFAQHVKTQLVLRNKGIYESVQHIQQENFWIGPSSVALIHLGAKFSPCLRRDQSISKLIEKERNQERNSGCCVQNDNSGCIQTLEEDCSETLATFVKWPNFQAPFLESANQSRSSGAVCHQDPRTCEEPASAEPHTWEDDITQWPICTYQPAKNHTGLIHLDCVIKGRPCCIGTKGRCEITTREYCQFKEGYFHEEAVLCSQVHCLDEVCGLLPFLNPDVPDQIYRLWLSLFLHAGIIHCLVSVLFQMSILRDLEKLAGWLRISIIYILSGIMGNLASAISLPYRAEVGPAGSQFGLLACLFVELFQSWQILEKPWKALMKLIGIVLFLFAFGLLPWIDNIAHIFGFISGFLLSFAFLPYITFGQSDKCRKRIMIIVSLLVFIGLTASLVIWFYVYPINCHWCEYLTCIPFTSKFCEKYDLDQIIH